The following coding sequences are from one Brassica napus cultivar Da-Ae unplaced genomic scaffold, Da-Ae ScsIHWf_1459;HRSCAF=2050, whole genome shotgun sequence window:
- the LOC125597432 gene encoding uncharacterized protein LOC125597432: MEESHRGSSSTPQSRRIMVIADPTRESAAALQYALSHAVLEQDELILVHVENNGGSWKNAFSSFLRLPSSSSSSNTSGSSPGAANFNPSTANSASSLASEIGQGEGNFLEQMRRICEVAQPKVPVHTECITMEGIKAAAILLHGEKLGVDVIIIGQRRTISSSLLGSRRPGGSLRGSKGVDTAEYLIENSKCTCVGVQKKGQNGGYVLNTKTHKNFWLLA, translated from the exons ATGGAAGAGAGTCACAGAGGATCATCTTCAACACCACAATCTCGAAGAATCATGGTGATTGCCGACCCAACCCGTGAATCCGCAGCTGCTCTTCAATACGCTCTTTCACATGCCGTGCTTGAGCAAGACGAGCTTATCCTCGTCCATGTTGAAAACAATGGTGGCTCATGGAAAAATGCTTTCTCCAGTTTTTTGAGATTACCAAGCTCCAGCTCCTCCTCAAACACCAGCGGGTCTTCACCAGGAGCTGCTAATTTTAATCCTAGCACAGCAAACTCGGCTTCATCTTTGGCCTCAGAAATTGGTCAGGGAGAAGGAAATTTTCTTGAACAGATGAGACGTATATGTGAAGTCGCTCAGCCAAAGGTACCTGTTCACACCGAGTGTATAACCATGGAAGGCATCAAAGCTGCAGCTATTCTTCTTCACGGAGAGAAACTTGGGGTTGATGTTATAATCATTGGTCAGCGGAGGACAATCTCATCCTCCCTTCTAGG ATCTAGGCGACCTGGAGGGTCTCTAAGAGGGTCAAAAGGAGTAGACACAGCGGAATATCTAATCGAGAATAGCAAATGCACATGTGTTGGTGTGCAGAAGAAAGGTCAAAATGGAGGGTATGTTCTAAACACCAAGACCCACAAGAACTTTTGGCTCTTGGCGTGA